The DNA segment ATattcagggaaagagaaagaggtaaACTGGAGCAGACCCTGTTCTGCAGGCCTGAGTCGTTATGTCCAGGAAGACGGCGGTGTGGGCCCAGTCTCACTGTCCCCACGGCGGGTTCTGTCTGAGCCCCGGGTGGCGCAGAGTCTGGCAGAGCCCACGACTCTGCTGACGCCGGACTGGCTGGGGTGTTTGGTCTCAGCATTTGTGTAGCTTACTTTCCTGTGAAAAATTTTAGGCTCTTACCCAAGTTCATATCACCTATTTAGCATCCTGCACAGGGAGAGAACTCAATTCCTTACAAATGGCATTTCAGGTGACGGTGAAGCTGACATACCTTCCAGGTGGTTCTGATTGTGGCTTTTACGTTGTTCCCTGAAGAAGAAATGCAGACAATACCTGGGAatgaatttttatgttattttgggTCCTATGTGGCCTTTTTTCTCCTAAGATGTTTTCAAACTGCAGTAAACAGTCCATCTATAAGACCATTGAAAGTAAGTCCCAAGAGTGTTTCCAAGAACGCAGCAACAAAGTGTGCGGGAACTCCCGGGTGGACGAGGGAGAGGAGTGTGACCCTGGCATCATGTACCTGAACAACGACACCTGCTGCAACAGTGACTGCACGCTGAAGCCGGGCGTCCAGTGCAGGTGCCGCGCTGGGCGGGGGGGCCCCCACGCAGCTGGGGGCGGCGGAGGGGAATGGCAGGGGCTTAGAATCAATTAGAgggtgtgcgcgtgtgtgcgtgtgtttacCTCTCTTGCCCTTTATATCGAGAAGAATGTTTCTGGGAAGCAGTTTGACATGACACAAGAGAATCCTCAATCTTGCATCCTCTTTGCTGTAGCAATGCCACAGTTCAAAGAACCTTTTCTAAGGAAACAGAGATGTACAAGACGATTTAACAAGGATGTTCATGGCTGCATTcttttataatagcaaaatatgGGAAACAAAGTGACAGTCCTGGGATATAAATTAATTATTGCACATCTCTACAATAGAGGTGAAGAATACTGTTTAATCGCATGCACTAAATGTGGAGGGAGCAGGTTGTAAGTTAGAAGGTacaatatttccatttttaatgtctAGTGCCTGGCTTTGAAGTAGAGGGGAAAGCTTAAATCTGTTACTCACTATATACAGTTATACTATATACAGTACATATAAACATTGTAAATACTGTTGGGCAGTGAGGCCCTGACTGCCTAGTTTCTTGaccattgattgatttgtgggcctgtgtgtgtatgtgtttaaaaaattactgcATTAAGTTAATGAAAACCAAGGACACCGAGATGCTTTAAAGACGAGCCACTCTGGCCCACTGTGCTCTCAGTCCACGCCAGGAGGGGCAGGTGGACCGCGTGCAGGTGGCGCCAGCGCCTGGGGTCTGACTGTGCAGGAGCGGACCCAGCCCGGAGCCCTTCTCCTGCGATCTTGGGGCCCTGCGACATGACCGTAGTCTTTGCTGTGGGGCTGTCATTTGACTGGGACTGTCCCCGTCTGCTCTTCCTCTGCAGTGACAGGAACAGTCCCTGCTGTAAAAACTGTCAGTTCGAGACGGCCCAGAAGAAGTGCCAGGAGGCCATTAACGCTACTTGCAAAGGCGTGTCTTACTGCACAGGTATGTCCTCCCACTGGTTCTCTTGGAATAATTTGCtgaaatgtgtatgtgtgcatttgaAAGCAAGGTTGTGTCTCATTCAGACGAACAAACCCTGTTGTAGCCTCATGTGCAGAGTTGCGTTGATCGTACAGCTCACTTTGTGGCACACTTGTCACTGGTCTGTGCAGGACCCGTGATTACTTCTCTTCGTTACTTCCCCTTCAGTCacttctcttctcctccctcaCAGGCATCTGTTTTAATGTGTTTAATATTTGCCTGGATAGGTGTATATTCTTGAAAGATAATGtgttattttgtgtatatatgtgcttTTGATGTGCCAAAATGATTTTCCACCTTAGATCTTCCTGAAGCTCAGCACCGTGCTTTTGCAGCCCTGCTTCCTGCTGCGTTGTGTTTCTGTGTCTGCGTGTCTGTGTCGTTGTCCGTATCTGGTTCGTCGTTTGGGCGCCGCTGAGTGTTTAGTCCTGCGACTTACTGTAATTTACTTCTCTGTTCACCAAGCGAGAGCTGCTCGGATGGCCTTCGTCTCCTCGATACCGCAGATAGGGCTGCGCCGAACATCCCTACCCCGCTCCTCTGGGAGCTGTGAGAGCTCCCTGGGTGCCCACGGAGGAGCGGCATTGCTCAGTCACGGGGAGGCACTCCAGTGGTCTCTGGAGCAGCCGTGAGGGTTTGTCAGCGGGTCCAGGTTCCTGGATTCTGGTGTCCTGCCAGCACGCAGTGCTACCTAACTCTCTAATTTTTTTGCCAGTGAGATGAGTGGGAGGCGGTTTCTTACCCTTATGTACTTTTTTCTTGaacatttctttgtatttgttaGCTCTTTAGACTTCTCCTTTACTGAATAGCTAGTTGGTGCATTTGGTCCGTCTTTAGCTGGGTTGCACGTGTTTCTGCTGTTACTGATTCGGAGGAGTTCTTGTGTGAGAATCCCTGTGGTTTCGGCACTGCCTACACCTTCCTCCTAGCTTTTGTCCTTTTTGGAACAGAAACCCCCTTTCACTGTCATCAAGTCTGtcattttgttgtgtgtgtgtgtatttttttgaattgtgGATCTGCAGCTGCTTCTATTAGTTTCAAAATttgactttttactttttttttgttttggggttttttttagggggaggggactacttagttttgtttgtttgtttgtctgtttgtttgtttgtttgtttataatggagggactgaggattgaacccaggaccttatatTGGTAAGCACAtgcgctaccactgagctgtaccctcccccctactTTTTACATCTAGGACTTTATCAGGAGCTAATCTTCAGGTTGTATTGATTATCAGTGACCCCTGTAATTCTGTCAGTTGTTCCATTAAAAATACCTCAAAGCTGTATTAATAGGCACATAATTGGACCTACTCTCTACATCTCGGCCCGCTGTTCCCTTACCAGTATATAATGCTCCTTTTTGGCCCTTGTGgtttcttttaactttaattgttttatttagtaTTCAGTTTGCTACcctaggttttttttcttttgctattgtTGTTCCTATTTGGGATACCTATCCCGTTCttatatttttctggtttctctgtcactTGGCTGCTTGGTTTGATTTTTGTaacaggtttattgagatataattaacaacTTACTGTACCATTTGCTCATTTAAAGTGtccagttcagtggtttttagtgtattcacattTGTGCATCCACCCACCAGTCAGTTtccatcacctcagaaagaaacccATATGCTTTAGTCATCATTTCAAATCTCCTCATCACCCCAGCCCCAGacagccactaatctactttctgtttctatggatttgcctattttggatacttcatataagtggaatcatacagtatgtgggcTTCTTTGACGCAGAATAATgtgtttcaaggttcatccatgttgtagcatgaatcagtccttcatttgtttttattgctgaatagtattccattgtatggatataccacattttttattcattcttcaattGATGGATTTTTGGATTGTTATCATTTTTTGGCTGCtctgaataatgctactatgaagaTTTGTGTGCAgctttttgtgtggacatgttttcatttcccttgtaTACATCCAGTCATAGAATTGCCCtgtcatgtggtaactctgtttaattgtttaaggaactgccaggctcatttccaaagtgactgcaccattttacattcccagcagcatgTATGAAGCTTCCACTTTCTCCAAATCCTGACCAACAgctgttattgtctgtcttcttgattgtagccatcctagtggatgtgaagtttTATCTCATCTTGATTCTTCCTTCAGCCTTGAAATACACATTCTATAAGATGTTACTCGTGATTCTTATGTTCTGAGATCTGTCAGCATCATGTTAGTTTATCAAATATCAGGAGCCTGAATATCTCATTTAAGCGTTAAAACACACTTTCTAGCTGTGCTCAGTGTTTCAGTCTTTGTTGTTTTAGAAAGTTTTAGAAACAGTTTTAGAaagaagatattttctttttaaataagcataAGTAAATCAATTGGAAAAAAGGATTTTCCTTCTTATCAGCCTTTTGTTCCCTTGGTATTTTATACAAAGTGGCAGCATCATCACCTGAGATCTTGATAGAAGTGGAAATGCTCGGTCCCCTCCCCGGGCCAGTTCTGGGGACAGGGCCCAGCTCTCTGTCCCAGCATCCACGTGTCGGGGCTCCTGATACGTGCTCACCTTTGAAAGCCATGTTCAGTAGGTGATGCtgtgttttcagttattttcctgTGCATCTGATTTTAGTCCTTTAAGAACAgaagtttaacaaatatttgttgagtatatTTTATGTATCTGCTGAGGGCAGCATCATGTACTGAAAATACGATGACAGTACAGAGTATAAACCTTCACTGAATTTGCTGCCTTTTTCCAGAGCTTGCTTACAGTGGTAGTGAGTTTGTTGTAAGATAGTCTTGTTGACATTATGAATGCCCAGTGCCCATAACAGGTTTTATAAAACCAGAGGCAAATGTAAATGCCTAAGCAAGTGTCCCATATGTGTTAGACAGTTAATGAAAAACTGCTTTTGTTTGAAATAGGGCAGATTCTTTTAAGCTCACAGACCTTTAAGTCTGAAttctttttgttggtttgtttctttttagggAGGCGGGGagtggtaattaagtttgtttatttattaattttttaatggggttactgggaattgaacccaggacctcgtgcatgctaggcatgcactctaccactgagctgtaccttccccacCAAGTTCTTTTGATTGGTTCCGTTCCTCAGTTTAAAGGCCAGGCCTCCAGAGCCCTGAGCGTACACAGTCTAGTGCTTTCATGCagtttttctcttgccttttagTGTTGACTTTTAACCGCTTGTGcttccttctcattttccagaGTGGGTCACTCATTCTATCCTTTCTCCCAAATTTAACATCCTTGGGTGACTTTCTTTGTCCTTCAGAATCATTGATTCCCTCAAGAAGTACTTGTGGTGTACCTGCAGGGTGGTGGGCGTGCACTAATTCTTTAACAGTTTGGGTCTCTGCTCTAATGGAGTCTAGTGGTAAGAAGCAGAAAATAACCACAGATAATCAGAGAGACGTAAATTGTAGACTGTGTGCTGTGAAGGGGAGAAGCGGTGTGATGGGGGTGAGGGCCACCAACTTAGGTAGGGTCCTCAGGGATGTCAGAGGAGAGCTTTGAGATGAAAGCTTAAGGGTGAGAAAAAATCCAGGCCTCCTGAAAGAGTAGGAACAGGAACATTCCGGGGACGGAACAGCATATGTGTTAAGGTTCTGGGgttagaaagaaaaggaagagaaggggggCCTTTGTCGCTGAGCATGTGGGTTGGGGACTTGGGGACAGCTGTTGGCAGTGACACCCTCCCAGGAAGTTTGCGTTTTAGTCAAGTCACAGTGCATAGGCGTCCGCTTAATTAGTGAGAATAGTCCATTCCGTCTtatatgtatgttcttttatGTGGATGTTACATTTCAcagtaaaaagataaaagcagaataCGCGGTGCAGGTAAGTGGTGATGGAGGCGAGGCTGGGGGTGGCCCAAGCAGACACTAGGGGGGCGCGGAGCTGGACGCACAGCCGGGCCTCTGTGTCGCTGGCTGGACCTGGGCCACCCGCTGCTGTGAGAATCGGCGCCCACCCTGCCGCCCTGGTGGCCGTCGACTCAAAGTGACCCATGACCTATGTGCTTGCAGGAAACAGCAGTGAGTGTCCCCCTCCGGGAAATGCAGCTGATGACACGGTGTGCCTGGATCTGGGCCGGTGCAAGGACGGCAAGTGTGTCCCCTTCTGCGAGCgggagcagaggctggagtcGTGCGCGTGTAATGGTGAGCTGTCCCCGAGCACGTCCCCACGCCGTCCTGGTGCAGGGACGGGAGTGGCCCTGGTCGGGGGGCCGGTCAGGGCAGTGGGGAGAACCCAACCAGGGTGGAGGGCTGGGATGACAGGGCGGTGTGCGGAGACAGACCTGCATCCGGTTCTGTCTGTGGAACCAGCTGTCTGTGGACCCAGGTGTCTGTGGAAACTGTCCTGCCATCTGACTTCTTGCTGCGCTTTCAGACCGTGAAGGAGATGGGGTGTGGGCGGCCGGGGGGGTGGAGGTCTGTCTTCACTCCTCCTCCCCTACATCATACTGTGAACACACAGGAGCGGCGTGCACCCCAGTGGCCTTGAATTCTGATACTCCTTCGGGGCCTCATCCTGAGAGCTGGTTTGAGGTCTGACCTGCTCTGTCGGGGTGTTTGCTGGGcctgctgccctctgctccctgccagACTCCTGGGGCAGGGGCCTCGCTTAGCGGTGCTTGGGGACATCCTGCTGGCTTCTCTGATACTTGACCTCAGGTTTCCACACTCTGTTTTTGGAGCCCGTGGGTCTGAGCAGGGGCCTCGGGGACTGGCTGGGCTCTGAGCTCCCCGCCCCACCTCAGAGAGTTTTCTGTTGCTTTCAAAACAAAAGTCCCAACTCAGAACCCCTGAGTTGGGAACTTTCCATCCATACAGTGGAGTAAGTGGCTCTTCCGGGTGAAGTAACATGTAAATAAAGAAGATAACACACAGTAGATGTCAGATAATTTATTGAGTGAGTGGCAAGAGGCTTGCAGTGCTGGAGGGACACCTAGTAAATGCCCAGGAAATGCttgatacatgaatgaatgaggaagaggtggggtttttaattaaaaaattttttttaaattatttctatttttttttaaattcaagtatcatcagttacaatgtgtcagtttctggtgtgcagcataatatcCCTGTCAtgcatgtatacacatgtatttgtttcatattcttttccattaaaggttatttataagatattgaatatagttccctgtgctctacagaagaaagtgttttttatctttttatatatagtggttatcatttgcaaatcacaaactcccaaatttatcccttcctaccccctttttttatttatcccttcctacccccttttccccagtaaccataagattgtttactgtgttttgggcttttttagattccacatatgagcgatctcatatggtatttttctttctctttctggtttacttcacttagaattgacgatctccaggtccatccatgttgctgcaaatggcattattttgtcttTATCGTTGAGTAGTAGgaaaaggtttttattttccctttaaagtGGTTGTGCTTGTTTTTGTGTTCTGGTTGATGTCAATTTTTCCTGAGAGTATTAATTCAGACTTTGCCCTGGGTCAGATAAAGATGGTCCCTTGAGTCACACTGCCCGCTAACTTTTGGGGCACGTCTGTTGTTTGTATGTGTGCTGCACACCCCATGTGCTGTTGAGGGGTGCCCTGAAGGACAGAATGTCCCGTTGTGCTCAGGCTGCGGTGTGTGTGTTGCTGGCGGGCCACTCGGATCCGCGCCGGAGGCCGGCTGTCCTGTCACAGCCGCTTGGCTCTCGCTGGAGCCGTGGCTTTCCAGAGTGTGCTGGAAACTGAGAAGCCAAGGACTGAAACCAGCAGTGTACTAAGAACAGTGGGACAAAGGGAAACATTTAGCATTataaagggtttggagtagaatAATTTGGCTTTTCATCTGTTAAAGAAAGGAAACATGTCTTTGTGAGTTGTTTTTTCCTTGTGGCCTCTCTGAGGGCCGAGGAGCCTGAACTCAGAAGTTACTCCTTGGTGGGGGTGAAACCTGGATAATATTAGCTCTTGAAGTAAAGAATGGATGCGGCCCTTCCCCTGCGGGAGCGTGGTGGGAGGGGCGCGCGTCTAAGCGGGCTCCTGCTCCATTTCAGAAACCGACAACTCATGCAAGGTGTGCTGCAGGGACCCCTCGGGCCGGTGCGTGCCCTACGTCGACGCCGAGCAGAAGAACTTATTTTTGAGGAAGGGAAAGCCGTGTACAGTAGGATTCTGTGACATGAATGTGAGTATTGACTTACGTACAACTTTTTCTGTAACAGCCAGATGTGAAGTTtttatatagtaaatccttgatTTTACAAATGGAAGGAAATGAGAACACAGATGCCACCGTGTCTTTCTAACCGTTTCGTCCTTGTGTGAGAGTCCAGCggagtgtgtgtgggtgtgacctgggaggaggggaccGAGTGCTCTCAGGAGACTGGGCAGGACCTCGGAGGGGACTTTGTGGTAAAATTGAATGGCTTTTAGGCAGTCAGTCTTGCTTATTTGGTTTTCTAGGCTAATTATAAAATTCACGGATATTACAGAATTGCAAGTTTTGATTTTGAAACAGGTGCTGGATGGGTAGGAAAGGTCCCCAGGCGGCTTGACTTGCCCGAGTCAGACCCTTTTGCTCTCACAGAAACATGGTTTCATTCCTGCACAGTCAGGGAAGAGGCTTTAAAGGGCTCTAGAGGCTTCTCCGGGCTGTCCGCTCGGCTCTTCCCATCCACTGTGTGTGTATCAGGGCAGCTCCTCCTGGAATCGCTCCATCTTTAACAAGTTGGTGTTCTTGTTTTGTCTTTGGGTCATTCTAAATTCACTTATAAACACAGACTGATTGTGGAGTATCGGTGACAGCTACCCGCTTTCCTAGGTACCCATTACACTGTGTCAAAGATGGGTCCCCTGGCTGTTTGGTTTTAATGGAGCCCTTTGCATGTTAATTATTCGTATAAAGCCCCGTTCCTTCTAAGTAAATGCACTGCCGTTAGGGGTTACGCTGTCCGTCTTCTGTTCACAGGGCAAGTGTGAGAAGCGAGTGCAGGACGTCATCGAGCGGTTTTGGGAGTTCATTGACAAGCTGAGCATCAATACTTTTGGTAGGTGGCTCCCCCACGTGGTTTGTTGCTtagaactgagctgattcctaGAAAAGTGTAGTTTCAGACTGATACGCTCTGATCCTGCAATAGAAGGTGGAAATAGTCACCACTTTTGTTTTGAAACTACTTTGTTGGCCAAATAAAACGGACTCATGGGTCTGCCCCTGGATAGTGTGGATGCACAAGTGTTCAGACAAGGGAAGTCAGAATATTGGCTTCTTTACTAAAAACAAACGAACATGTAACAGCATAAGCCTGGTTCATTCCTATAGATTGTAAATCTGAAACCTACTTGGTGtaagaatcatttatttaaaagtgagCCTCAGATTTTGCTGAAGCGAGGATGCACTGTGTCCTCTGGAGTTCATAATTTATAGTTTAgtcacaaaaataataatacccaGATAGCAACAGCATTGCCTCCGTAAGCATCGTTCCTCATAGTGGCTTCCTCTTGGGTGAGTCCACGGATGCCGTCCCTCCAGGGACCGCAGAGGCCCTCTGTCACGTGGCCTGTTCTCGGCAAGCGCGTTGGGGCCGTTGCGGGGGGCGCGCAGTGTGGGCAGGGGGTCGGGGCTGGTGCAGGCGCCGTGGGCTCGCCTCTTGGGCCGGAGTCAGTGCTAGGTCCCAGCCGACGGTCTGAGGCATTTGACACATGGTAATATTCTAAGAgcatttaattttcaatttctaAAGTTCTTGGTTAAGACGTTGACTGTCTGGAATTGTCCGCAGGGAAGTTTTTAGCAGACAACATCGTAGGCTCCGTCCTGGTTTTCTCCTTGATATTTTGGATCCCTTTCAGCATTCTTGTCCACTGTGTGGTAAGTCCCTGTTTTTTAAGTAGTAAAACGTATTAGAATTTTGAACAACTCCAACCATATAacctttgaaaagataaaatttgctCTTAGAAAAATCTGACCTCCTATATCCAGTGTTATCCCTGGAAAAACACATTTTGTGAAAGGGGTAACTAGTAGTCTTTTTGAATAgttacattttgtgtgtgtgttttgttctcATGTATAATTTCTGGGGAATTTGATATTCTAAGCGCACGAGGCTGCTTACCTAGACTTGGGCAGGGCCTCTGACGAGTGAAGCTTCTAAACGAGCATTTTCAGGCTGACTCTGTTGTAAAGAGCGAACGCCAGACAGCACATGGAGAGTATTCAAATCCTCCCAAACGGTCATCGTGAGcagtcttttttattgtttaaaatgagTAACCGCTAACACAATGAATTGGGCTTTATCTGCGAGACTGCAGATTTTCTTACAAATCCGTTCACCTTTCCCCTGTGAGAGACTGAGGACTTGTCTCCTGCGTGGAGACGAGGAAGTCAGACCCAGGCGTCCAGCCCTGGGCTGCCGCTCCCCGCGGTGCCCTCCCGCGGGCACTTGGGCGACTCTGGCACCGCTTCACGGCCGCTGCTGCCCTCCCTGGGCGCTGCTGTCTCACTACCCGGCTCCTCGTCAGGGCGGTGGGCCTGATGTGTACGGGGCGGGGGGGCATCTCTGCTAAAGCAGAGCTGTGTTAAAAGGGACACGGGTGACCTTCGACAGACAGGTGACAGTGCCATCCATCATGGTTCCTTTTACTTGAGAGTCAAACCTACTTTGTTTACAGTGAAAGTTACGACTGTGGACCGTGAGGCCTGACCCTTGAGTCCTGAGCAGAGCTGCCAACAGCAGGGGGGCAGTGGCTTGTTTCTACAGGGGACGGTTGGGGCAGCCATACTGGAAGCCAGGCCTGCATTCTCGGCCTCGGCCTCGCCCAGGGTCATCTGTTACTTGTCAGCCACAGGCAGGGACCACATGTTCAGCTTTCTGCAGCAGTGTGATGTCAGGACTTGAAGCCCAGTTCCTCTAAGAGTCTGGAACACAGAAGCTCTGGGACACAGCTGAGAAGGGTATTAGGGCTGTGGGGCGCTGGGGCAGTGTGAGGCCTGGGCCAGGTGAGGCCGCAGGCCCAGCGCCTCAGCCTCCCCAGAGCTGCCCTCGTGGTCAGCGCGCCTCTGAGCACTGCACATGCGGGGAGGTGCCCTGTTCCTGCCCGCGGTGTGGGGGTTCCTCTCAGAAACCTTGCCTGTTTCCTTGCTTGATGCCAAAAACATATTTCCTTCAAGTGCGAAGGAAACACTCTGGCAGAACTCTTAAAGCTTGCGTAAGAGATTCATTCTCCTCTGCTGGGCCTGCTACCACCTGCTACAACTCAAGTTAGTTCTTAATACTCGGAGAAGCTTCTCAGGAAGGAGCCTTCGCTGCTCACAGGGAATGGCCTTTCTGAAACCTCgctgttcttttctttccaggATAAGAAGCTGGACAAGCAGTATGAGTCTCTGTCTCTGTTCCACCCCAGTGTGAGTATCCGACACGAAAGAAACCATCGTTTTCAGTTGCGTTTTGAGACCTGCTAAGCCAGCGCCTTCACTGGCCGCCCCGGCGAGAGCTGTCGGCCTTTCTGGCTGCCCCTTCTTTGGCTGGTGGGATGTCATGTTGTAGCAGGAAGGATCTAGGTTGGATGTTAAGGTAAATTCTGTGACAGTGACAGTGAACTTGGATGAGACAGCAGAGGAGCGCCGCCCGCCCTTGCTACAACCCTGAGTGACTGGCTGTTCAGCACTTGGTGGGAGATCTAGTCTCTCGGGATCTTGACAGGGTTGTTTCTTATGAGTCTCTTTTGGGTCTTCAAATGGCGAGTCGTCCAGATGTTTGGAAGCTGTCTGAGTTGCTTCTGAGGTTGGggcgtctcacctcatgctctcCATGTCACGGGGATCAGGGCGCCCATGGCGTGTGGCTGTCTGGTGGGGAAGGTTGGAGTGGGGGACCTGGGATTCATCGTCGGCTCCCTGTTTTTCCAGAACGTCGAGATGCTCAGCAGCATGGATTCAGCCTCAGTTCGCATCATCAAGCCCTTCCCTGcgccccagaccccaggccgcctgcagcccctgcagcccctgcaggccgcccccgccccgccctccggGCCTGCGGGGCCCGTGGCTCTGAAAGCGGACCACCAGCGGATGGACACCATCCAGGAGGACCCCAGCACGGACTCGCATGTGGACGAAGACGGCCTCGAGAAGGACCCCTTCCCAAGTAGCAGCACCGCCGCCAAGTCGTTTGAGGACCTCACGGACCACCCGGTCACCAGAAGTGAGAAGGCCTCGTCTTTCAAGCTGCAGCGGCAGAGCCGCGTGGACAGCAAGGAGACCGAGTGCTAAGTCAGGGCTGCGTGCGTGCTCTGAGGGAGCGTGCGGAGTGTCCCTATAGATTTGACCTCAAATCACTGCATATATTTTGTGAAGAtttgggagaaagaaggaagtgacTTCTCAGCAGATGCCGGTCATGTGTTTGGACTTCCTCTGCATACGTAATACTTGTGTGGTTAGGCCCTTTTCCTTTTGAAGAGGTAAGGTGAATCTAGCTTATTGTGAGGCTTTcaggttttagttttttttggtcGTTAAAATATCCTTCAACCTGTGGTGCAAAAGCAGAAACTACAGCTGGATTAGGTTATGAATATTTACGTTTTTGTAAATTAACCTTTTCTATTGAGAACAGCACTGACTAGGGAGATGACCCATTGTTTCATACACTGTACTCAGCTGGTGGCCTTAACGAGGCAGTTAGCAGTTTCTCGTGAGGATGACTGGAACACAGAATAGACTTATCTTTTTGCCTTCAAGCAAAGACAAAGGGTTATAAAACCAAGTCACACCTTCTCCAAAATGTGGGTTCTGCTGCTGAGTATGACCCAGGATTTTTAGCAGATGGGAGAATTAACACATCTAAATTTAGGAATATGTTGGGTTAATGTTTCTTTGTAATTCTAAATTTTTACAGTTTCTAATTTTTAGAATTAAAGCAATCTAGCTTACAGTGAGGGTTACAAATTGCAGCCAGATGAATTCACAGAATCCTGCCCATTGTCTAGGGTCCTCATTAGCTGGGCGGCTCTTCTGTGTTCTGTAAGTATCTTCATGTATGTGATACTGCTCTTAAACTCACCATTCAGAAAACCTAAGCTACTTCAGAGTAAGAGTATGGTCACCTCTTCTCAAACACTAGTGGCCAAGAGGGCACGTGAGACAGTTCTCGCCAAAAGAACAGGGTGTGGTGTGCCGGCCTGGGGTTTCATCCCCACACAGCTGATTCCTAAAACACATTGGTATTGACCCGAATTACTTCTTGCTTTAGTGCTTCAGGATGGTCTGCATTTACTGTGTGAAGGACGAAAACCATCAGATTGAATTCTGATTtccttttaaaagcttttttcccCTGCTAAGAGTACTGAAATGTGCTCACCAGCCAACACATCTTAACTGAGATAACTCGTAAGCTTCGAGGGCAATCAACCAAACCTGTGATAAATCGTATCTTTTTTCTAAGGACCGTTTGTTACGCAGATACCTGTTACACTAATACTTGAACTTGTATCTCGTGGTATTTGCTGTCTTTTAACTCGTCAAAATATTCTTACATTTTAGTTACCCTTTT comes from the Camelus dromedarius isolate mCamDro1 chromosome 15, mCamDro1.pat, whole genome shotgun sequence genome and includes:
- the ADAM17 gene encoding disintegrin and metalloproteinase domain-containing protein 17 isoform X2; the encoded protein is MKNTCKLLVVADHRFYRYMGRGEESTTTNYLIELIDRVDDIYRNTSWDNAGFKGYGIQIEQIRILKSPQEVKPGERHYNMAKSYPNEEKDAWDVKMLLEQFSFDIAEEASKVCLAHLFTYQDFDMGTLGLAYVGSPRANSHGGVCPKAYYSPIGKKNIYLNSGLTSTKNYGKTILTKEADLVTTHELGHNFGAEHDPDGLAECAPNEDQGGKYVMYPIAVSGDHENNKMFSNCSKQSIYKTIESKSQECFQERSNKVCGNSRVDEGEECDPGIMYLNNDTCCNSDCTLKPGVQCSDRNSPCCKNCQFETAQKKCQEAINATCKGVSYCTGNSSECPPPGNAADDTVCLDLGRCKDGKCVPFCEREQRLESCACNETDNSCKVCCRDPSGRCVPYVDAEQKNLFLRKGKPCTVGFCDMNGKCEKRVQDVIERFWEFIDKLSINTFGKFLADNIVGSVLVFSLIFWIPFSILVHCVDKKLDKQYESLSLFHPSNVEMLSSMDSASVRIIKPFPAPQTPGRLQPLQPLQAAPAPPSGPAGPVALKADHQRMDTIQEDPSTDSHVDEDGLEKDPFPSSSTAAKSFEDLTDHPVTRSEKASSFKLQRQSRVDSKETEC